Proteins from one Coffea arabica cultivar ET-39 chromosome 8c, Coffea Arabica ET-39 HiFi, whole genome shotgun sequence genomic window:
- the LOC113706748 gene encoding disease resistance protein RPM1-like — MAETVLSFVLAQLSTFLLEEGRLLGGLRREVQFIMDELEQMRAFLREAEAKEEHAQPRLQAWIKQVREAAYDTEDILDEFVARFARHRATGFYGSVRRIFSSIKNLRARHRVASEIQSIKSRIEGIAAAHQRYQSEFGIPAQASNSLPAVNNTTWRYSRDDALLVEESELVGIDQPKKHLISQLLEGDDHQLKVVSVVGMGGLGKTTLVKRVHEDPEVRRHFPVRAWVTVSETCDFQYLLKDLIQQLHKEGKKPVPQSIECSNTTELKKIVKDFLQQAGRYAIVFDDVWDVEFWNTIKFALPESSHGNRVMLTTRRADVASASCIESRRFVYRMEPLSVEDSWTLFCSKIFDGGNCPDHLMDVAKGILDKCEGLPLAILAISGLLASKDVNRIDEWEMVRRSLGGELEGTGKLDRVKKIISLSYSDLPWHLKTCLLYTSIFPEDYEISCIRLINLWIAERFVEWREGMSIEDVAWGYFSELISRSLIQVTNVFYEGSPDTCRIHDLLREVIVLKSREQNMVTITTGQPMTWPSDKVRRLVVHSSSSNNTQHHQQRRNYCFDHLRSCITVGSTDPLLYKTLLSEVLGSSKLLKVLDLRGQEEIPNEIFNLFHLKYLHLGGTRVERVPKAIGKLQHLEYLNLADTRVRELPMEILKLQKLRFLKVHQQIDPSDDDYGSHGFKAPSNMGGLLALEVLDSIDASSGSTIVKEIGKLTQLRELYITKLRREDGKELCSSLANLTSLRELSVDSIGKGDDYEIIDLNHHRPSLSSLFLQSLRMLLLCGRLEKMPQWVARLHGLVRIDLDWSRLRGEEDPLESLQHLPNLGEINFCGSYQGEGLCFKAGGFLNLKRMHLKRMEGLRWMRVEEGALPHLQKLFLEQLPLLEELPLGIQHLIQLQRLVLYELSSQLREKLLEIQQEESEDYTRIAHIPEILIGYYTDDWKWREHQLREKKKKKT, encoded by the coding sequence ATGGCGGAAACTGTTCTCTCTTTTGTGCTGGCTCAACTCTCAACTTTTCTACTCGAGGAGGGACGACTATTGGGAGGGCTTCGGCGAGAGGTTCAATTCATCATGGATGAGTTGGAGCAAATGAGAGCTTTCCTGCGAGAGGCAGAAGCAAAAGAAGAACATGCTCAACCCAGGCTCCAAGCATGGATCAAGCAAGTGCGAGAAGCTGCTTATGACACTGAAGACATTCTTGATGAATTTGTAGCTCGCTTTGCTCGGCATCGCGCAACAGGATTCTACGGCTCTGTTCGGAGAATTTTCAGCTCCATCAAGAATTTGAGAGCTCGTCATCGAGTTGCCAGCGAAATACAAAGCATCAAGTCCAGAATCGAAGGTATTGCTGCAGCCCATCAAAGATACCAATCCGAATTTGGTATCCCTGCCCAAGCGTCCAACTCACTTCCTGCTGTGAACAACACAACATGGCGCTATAGCAGAGATGACGCACTGCTTGTGGAAGAATCTGAATTAGTTGGCATTGACCAGCCCAAGAAACATCTAATTTCTCAGCTCCTCGAAGGTGATGATCACCAACTGAAAGTTGTTTCAGTGGTTGGTATGGGAGGACTTGGCAAAACTACCCTGGTGAAAAGAGTCCACGAGGATCCTGAAGTCAGAAGGCATTTCCCAGTCCGTGCTTGGGTAACTGTCTCTGAAACATGTGACTTTCAGTACCTCCTGAAAGACTTGATTCAGCAGTTACACAAGGAAGGGAAGAAACCAGTCCCACAATCGATAGAGTGTTCGAATACCACCGAGCTGAAAAAAattgtcaaagattttcttcaaCAAGCCGGAAGGTATGCAATCGTTTTTGATGATGTATGGGACGTGGAATTTTGGAATACCATCAAATTTGCACTGCCTGAGAGTAGCCACGGCAACCGTGTCATGCTAACAACTCGAAGAGCTGATGTAGCCTCTGCCTCTTGCATTGAATCTCGGCGTTTTGTCTACAGAATGGAACCACTATCTGTTGAGGATTCGTGGACCCTGTTTTGCAGCAAGATCTTTGACGGAGGTAATTGCCCTGACCATTTGATGGATGTTGCCAAAGGTATATTGGACAAATGTGAGGGCTTGCCCCTTGCAATTCTTGCAATCAGTGGGCTTTTGGCTTCGAAAGATGTAAACAGAATAGATGAATGGGAGATGGTTCGACGCAGTCTTGGGGGTGAATTAGAAGGCACGGGCAAGCTGGACAGAGTTAAAAAGATAATTTCTCTCAGTTATAGCGACCTGCCTTGGCATCTAAAGACATGTCTGTTGTACACAAGCATCTTCCCAGAGGATTATGAAATATCATGCATTAGACTAATTAATTTGTGGATTGCTGAAAGGTTTGTGGAATGGAGAGAAGGAATGAGTATTGAAGATGTAGCTTGGGGTTATTTTAGTGAACTCATCAGCAGAAGCCTAATTCAAGTGACCAATGTGTTTTATGAAGGATCACCCGACACTTGTCGAATCCATGACCTGTTGAGAGAAGTTATTGTTCTCAAGTCAAGGGAACAAAACATGGTCACAATTACTACTGGACAACCAATGACATGGCCGTCCGACAAGGTACGCCGTCTAGTAGTCCATAGTAGTAGCAGTAACAACACCCAGCACCACCAACAAAGACGAAATTATTGCTTTGACCACCTCCGGTCGTGTATTACAGTTGGATCCACAGACCCGTTACTATATAAAACGTTGTTATCTGAAGTTTTAGGGAGCAGTAAGCTGTTAAAGGTTTTAGATTTGAGAGGTCAAGAGGAAATACCAAATGAGATTTTCAACTTGTTTCATCTCAAGTATCTACACCTAGGGGGTACGAGAGTGGAGAGAGTTCCGAAAGCCATTGGAAAGCTTCAACATTTGGAGTATCTGAATTTGGCTGACACAAGAGTTAGGGAATTACCCATGGAAATCCTAAAGCTGCAAAAACTTCGGTTTCTCAAAGTACATCAACAAATTGATCCTTCAGATGATGATTACGGATCTCACGGATTTAAAGCTCCCTCGAATATGGGAGGGCTTCTTGCCCTAGAAGTATTAGACAGCATAGATGCAAGTAGTGGATCCACAATAGTTAAGGAGATAGGAAAGCTGACCCAATTAAGAGAGCTATATATTACAAAGTTGAGAAGAGAAGATGGAAAAGAGCTCTGCTCCTCCCTTGCCAACCTCACCAGTCTTCGGGAATTAAGTGTTGATTCAATTGGAAAAGGTGATGATTACGAGATAATCGATTTAAATCATCATCGTCcatctctttcttctttgtttcttcAATCTCTTCGTATGCTGCTTTTGTGTGGCCGCTTAGAAAAGATGCCACAATGGGTAGCTCGTCTTCACGGCTTGGTAAGAATAGATTTGGATTGGAGCAGGTTAAGGGGCGAGGAGGATCCGCTTGAATCCCTCCAACATTTGCCCAATTTGGGTGAAATTAATTTCTGCGGATCTTACCAGGGAGAAGGGTTGTGTTTCAAGGCTGGAGGGTTCCTAAATCTGAAGCGGATGCACTTAAAGAGAATGGAAGGGTTGagatggatgagagtggaggagGGTGCATTGCCTCATCTCCAAAAACTATTTCTGGAACAACTTCCATTACTAGAGGAGTTGCCTTTGGGTATTCAGCATTTAATCCAGCTTCAACGGCTGGTTTTGTATGAGTTGAGCTCTCAATTGAGAGAGAAGCTATTAGAGATTCAGCAGGAAGAAAGTGAAGATTACACAAGAATCGCACACATTCCTGAAATTCTCATTGGTTACTATACagatgattggaaatggagaGAGCACCAGCtaagggagaagaagaagaagaaaacataA